From the Oncorhynchus nerka isolate Pitt River linkage group LG28, Oner_Uvic_2.0, whole genome shotgun sequence genome, one window contains:
- the LOC115112725 gene encoding nuclear factor 7, brain-like, whose amino-acid sequence MTQQGPTAAMEERLSCPICFEFFQDPVNLKCQHSFCRSCLETPTRIQQKQRECPVCRGRNSIDNIQPAMSNMKLRNIVEAYLQGEEKKGSGGRAVGLVVCARHNKKLRFFCEECEELVCAVCVETERHVKHKHQPVKEEAQWRKREITSLIYNLPEKLELDIKQARVTRKCAAQYIKTQAQTTAGQIKSEFANLHQFLRVEEEARLAALKQEEGMKTGLLTERITRLASNMTSLPGRISDIQTKMKTDDISFLQMYKDLKDRAKYTLQDPEPVSGALIDVAQHLGNLRFKVWKKMQEMVQYTPVTLDVNSAHPDLLISGVLLEVSDRRSSQPVPDNAERFDNSVSVLGSEGFYSGIHSWEVEVGPKKAWTLGVAKEGVARKGNVMVSPEGGIWAMGLWNGEEYSAGTSPLGTPLVLSRKPQNVRVKLDYEKGELSFYDSSDMSLIYMFEQRFTERLFPYFSPCLNSDGTNPGVLSICPEKVFVTVTPAH is encoded by the exons atgacccAGCAGGGACCTACAGCAGCTATGGAGGAAAGGCTCAGCTGTCCCATCTGCTTTGAGTTCTTCCAGGACCCAGTGAATCTGAAATGTCAACACAGCTTCTGCCGCAGCTGCCTGGAAACACCAACAAGGATTCAACAAAAGCAGCGCGAGTGCCCAGTCTGCAGGGGAAGGAATTCCATAGACAATATCCAGCCCGCAATGTCTAATATGAAACTGAGGAACATAGTGGAGGCCTACCTgcagggagaagagaagaaggggagTGGGGGGAGAGCAGTGGGTCTTGTGGTGTGCGCCAGACATAATAAGAAGCTCAGGTTTTTCTGTGAGGAATGTGAGGAACTtgtttgtgctgtgtgtgtggagactgAGCGGCATGTCAAGCATAAACACCAGCCAGTGAAAGAGGAAGCGCAATGGCGTAAG AGGGAAATCACTTCATTGATCTACAACCTTCCCGAGAAACTGGAACTGGACATAAAGCAAGCGAGAGTCACAAGAAAGTGTGCAGCACAATACATCAAG ACCCAGGCCCAAACCACAGCAGGACAGATCAAGAGTGAGTTTGCGAACCTCCACCAGTTCCTGAGAGTTGAGGAGGAGGCCAGACTGGCAGCTTTGAAACAGGAGGAAGGGATGAAGACAGGGTTACTGACCGAGAGGATCACCCGTCTTGCCAGCAACATGACCTCACTCCCAGGGAGGATCTCAGACATACAGACCAAGATGAAGACCGATGACATCTCGTTTCTACAG ATGTACAAGGACTTGAAAGACAG GGCCAAGTATACATTGCAGGATCCAGAGCCTGTATCGGGGGCACTGATAGACGTGGCCCAACACTTGGGAAACCTGAGGTTCAAGGTCTGGAAGAAAATGCAAGAGATGGTGCAATACA CCCCTGTGACCCTGGATGTGAATTCAGCCCACCCTGATCTACTGATCTCTGGGGTCCTCCTGGAGGTGAGTGACAGACGATCGTCCCAGCCTGTGCCTGATAACGCGGAGCGATTCGACAACTCAGTGAGCGTGCTGGGCTCTGAAGGCTTCTACTCAGGCATTCACAgctgggaggtggaggtggggccTAAGAAGGCCTGGACCCTGGGAGTGGCCAAAGAGGGTGTGGCCAGGAAGGGCAATGTGATGGTCAGCCCAGAGGGTGGGATCTGGGCGATGGGGCTGTGGAACGGGGAGGAGTATAGCGCTGGAACCTCCCCCCTGGGTACCCCTTTGGTCCTGAGTAGGAAACCCCAGAACGTCAGGGTCAAGTTGGACTATGAGAAAGGAGAGCTGTCCTTCTATGACTCCAGTGACATGTCACTCATCTATATGTTCGAACAGAGGTTCACAGAGAGACTGTTCCCCTACTTCTCTCCCTGCCTTAACTCCGATGGCACTAACCCTGGAGTACTGAGTATCTGCCCTGAGAAGGTGTTTGTGACTGTGACACCTGCTCACTAA